In Rattus norvegicus strain BN/NHsdMcwi chromosome 3, GRCr8, whole genome shotgun sequence, a genomic segment contains:
- the Rexo4 gene encoding RNA exonuclease 4, with amino-acid sequence MKTKATAPVPQPGPIRKLVRKKAKKKFKKSKALGGSGTPGSRPATVASRPPKAPENFSQNWKALQELLKRKSEAPEKPRISQLDDKIHHQIIQKNRKKTSDKSKGDKRTEDDKPTRDSVTSAPKKVRKTPVPPTNASGTEQKKGAEKRTRSDLSSHQGDIKHKGKAKEAAVILSQPTPTEEDIWFDDVDPDDIEAAVGPEAAMLVRKRLGQRTSTISLVKEQAFGGLTKALALDCEMVGVGPKGEESIAARVSIVNQYGKCVYDKYVKPTEPVTDYRTAVSGIRPENLKQGEEFEVVKKEVAAMLKGRILVGHALRNDLKVLFLEHPKKKIRDTQKFKPFRSLVKSARPSLKQLSEKILGLRVQQAEHCSVQDAQAAMRLYIMVKRKWESIAADRRAPAATPHHCNEYA; translated from the exons ATGAAGACGAAGGCCACCGCGCCGGTGCCCCAACCTGGGCCTATCCGGAAGCTCGTTAGGAAGAAAGCCAAGAAGAAGTTCAAGAAGAGCAAAGCGCTGGGAGGAAGTGGGACTCCGGGAAGCCGTCCCGCAACTGTGGCAAGCCGACCGCCGAAGGCCCcagagaacttttctcaaaattgGAAGGCGCTGCAAGAG CTGCTGAAACGAAAGTCAGAGGCCCCAGAAAAACCTCGTATCTCTCAACTGGATGACAAAATACATCACCAAATAATccagaagaacagaaaaaaaacctcAGATAAATCAAAGGGAGACAAGAGGACAGAAGACGACAAGCCCACTAGGGATTCTGTTACATCTGCACCTAAGAAGGTCAGGAAGACACCAGTACCTCCCACAAATGCCTCTGGAACAGAGCAGAAGAAAGGAGCCGAGAAGAGGACACGCAGTGACCTCTCTTCTCACCAAGGGGACATCAAGCATAAGGGGAAAGCTAAGGAGGCAGCTGTCATCCTGAGCCAGCCCACGCCCACTGA GGAAGACATCTGGTTTGATGATGTGGATCCAGATGATATTGAGGCTGCTGTAGGCCCAGAGGCAGCCATGCTGGTACGGAAGAGACTGGGGCAGAGGACAAGTACCATCTCCCTGGTGAAGGAACAGGCCTTTGGCGG CTTGACAAAAGCCTTGGCCCTGGATTGTGAGATGGTGGGCGTGGGTCCCAAAGGGGAGGAGAGCATCGCAGCCCGTGTGTCCATCGTGAACCAGTATGGGAAGTGTGTTTATGACAAGTACGTCAAGCCAACTGAGCCAGTGACTGACTACAGGACAGCCGTCAGTGGGATCCGGCCTGAGAACCTGAAGCAGG GAGAAGAGTTTGAAGTTGTGAAGAAGGAAGTGGCAGCAATGTTGAAGGGCAGAATCCTGGTGGGGCACGCGCTCCGCAATGATTTAAAG GTTCTGTTCCTTGAACATCcgaaaaagaaaatcagggacaCCCAAAAATTCAAACCGTTCAGGAGTCTAGTAAAG AGTGCACGGCCGTCTCTGAAACAACTTTCTGAGAAAATTCTGGGGCTCAGGGTCCAACAGGCAGAGCATTGTTCA GTCCAAGATGCCCAAGCAGCAATGAGGCTTTACATCATGGTAAAACGGAAATGGGAGAGCATTGCTGCAGACCGGCGTGCCCCAGCCGCCACTCCACACCACTGCAACGAGTATGCTTAG